From Dechloromonas sp. A34:
GAGTTCGCCATTCTCGGCGTGCTCGCCCTCTGTACCCTTTGGATGGGCCTGTACCCGCAGCCCTTCACCGAAGTCATGCACGCCTCGGTCAACGACCTGCTGCGTCACGTTGCCATCAGCAAGATTCAATAAACGGTAGCCGACATGTTCGACAATTTCGTTGTCCCCGATCTCCTGCCCGCCGCCCCGGAAATTTTCCTGGCGGTGATGGCCCTCGCCATTCTGATGATCGATCTCCTGGTGAAGGATAGTCGGCGCACTGTTACCTTCGTCCTGACCCAGTTGACGCTGATCGGCTGTGCCGCCATTCAGTTCTCGACCAGCACGGGAGACATCGTTTATACCTTCAGCAACATGTTCGTCGATGATCTGATGTCGGATCTGCTGAAGTTGTTCCTCTATATGACCATGGTCATCGTGATGTTCTACTCGCGGGCCTATGTCATCGACCGTGAGGCGATGAACAAGGGGGAATACTACGTTCTTGCCCTGTTCGCGACCCTGGGCATGATGGTGATGATTTCGGCCAATCATTTCCTCACCATCTACATCGGTCTCGAACTGCTCTCTTTGTCGCTTTACGCCATGGTCGCGATGAACCGCGATTCGCTGGCCTCCACCGAAGCGGCGATGAAGTATTTCGTGCTCGGCGCGCTGGCCTCCGGTCTGCTGCTCTACGGCATGTCGATGATCTACGGCGCCACCGGCACCCTCGAAATCACCGGTGTCGCCGAGCGTCTCTACGGCGGCGATGTGAACAAGTCGGTTCTGGTCTTCGGCCTGGTCTTCCTGGTCTCCGGTCTGGCTTTCAAACTGGGTGTCGTTCCGTTCCACATGTGGATTCCCGACGTCTATCACGGTGCGCCGACCTCGGTCACCCTGCTCATCGGTTCCGCACCGAAGCTGGCCGCCTTCGCCATCGTCATGCGTCTGCTGGTCAATGGCCTGATCACCATGGCTGCGGACTGGCAGGCAATGCTGATCATCCTTTCGGTCCTCTCGATGGCCATTGGAAACTTGGCGGCCATCGCCCAGACCAACCTGAAGCGCATGCTGGCTTATTCGGCAATTTCGCACATGGGCTTCATGCTGCTCGGCATCACCACCGGCGTCGTCAGTGGCGATGCTCGCTATGCCCTGAATGCCTACAGTTCGGCGATGTTCTACGTGATCGCCTACGTGCTGATGAGCCTCGGTACCTTCGGCATGATCCTGATGATGGCCCGTTCCGGTTTCGAAGCCGAGAATATCGATGACTTCAAGGGTTTGAACAAGCGCAGCCCGTGGTTCGCCGGCATCATGCTGATGTTGATGTTCTCGATGGCCGGCGTCCCGTTCTTCATCGGTTTCTTCGCCAAGTTCTCGGTGTTGCAGGCGGTCATCGCCGCCGGTTACATCTGGCTGGCCATTGTCGCCGTGCTCTTCTCGCTGATCGGTACCTTCTACTACCTGCGGGTCGTCAAGGTGATGTACTTCGATGCGCCGACCGACGATACCCCGCTGACCGCCGGCATGGACATGCGTATCCTGATTTCCGCCAACGGCTTGGCAGTCGCGGCGCTTGGTATCTTCCCACAGGTCATCATGTCGCTCTGCGCCTACGCACTGCTGCGTTCGCTCTGACAACGGCTTGATCCTTTGTTCGCAACGCCCCGCTGGTCGGGGCGTTGCTGTTTTTGGAGACTGAAATGAGCCACGATGAGCACCTGATCGAATCGGAAATTTCCAGTGAAACCGTCTTCAAGGGCGTCTTGCTCGAGGTCCGCAAGGACTTCGTCGAACTTCCGAATGGCAAGGAATCGATCCGCGAATACATCGTGCACCCCGGCGCCGTGGTCATCCTGGCCTTCCTCGACAATGGCAATCTGCTCTTCGAACGACAGTTCCGCTATCCGTTACGCCGGGTCTTCCTTGAACTGCCGGCCGGAAAGATTGATCATGGCGAGGCCACGATTGACACGGCCCGCCGCGAACTACA
This genomic window contains:
- the nuoN gene encoding NADH-quinone oxidoreductase subunit NuoN; amino-acid sequence: MFDNFVVPDLLPAAPEIFLAVMALAILMIDLLVKDSRRTVTFVLTQLTLIGCAAIQFSTSTGDIVYTFSNMFVDDLMSDLLKLFLYMTMVIVMFYSRAYVIDREAMNKGEYYVLALFATLGMMVMISANHFLTIYIGLELLSLSLYAMVAMNRDSLASTEAAMKYFVLGALASGLLLYGMSMIYGATGTLEITGVAERLYGGDVNKSVLVFGLVFLVSGLAFKLGVVPFHMWIPDVYHGAPTSVTLLIGSAPKLAAFAIVMRLLVNGLITMAADWQAMLIILSVLSMAIGNLAAIAQTNLKRMLAYSAISHMGFMLLGITTGVVSGDARYALNAYSSAMFYVIAYVLMSLGTFGMILMMARSGFEAENIDDFKGLNKRSPWFAGIMLMLMFSMAGVPFFIGFFAKFSVLQAVIAAGYIWLAIVAVLFSLIGTFYYLRVVKVMYFDAPTDDTPLTAGMDMRILISANGLAVAALGIFPQVIMSLCAYALLRSL
- a CDS encoding NUDIX domain-containing protein, whose product is MSHDEHLIESEISSETVFKGVLLEVRKDFVELPNGKESIREYIVHPGAVVILAFLDNGNLLFERQFRYPLRRVFLELPAGKIDHGEATIDTARRELQEETGYTAREWEYLGMMHPCIGYSDERIEVFAARGLHLSGEKQLDHNEFLDVLELSPEAARQAVWSGQITDAKTIAALFWLDRP